GGCCCCCGCCCAATTGGTCTTGCTGGACGCGCCTTGCAGCGGCAGCGGCACCCTGCGTGCTCACCCCGAAATCGCTTTGCGCCTGACCGAGCAGACCGTCAGCGAACTGGCCGAGCTGCAAGCCAAGCTTCTCCGTGCCTGTGCGCCGCTGGTGGCACCGGGCGGCACACTCGTCTACAGCGTGTGCAGCATCAGTGCTTCCGAGGGGCCAGCGCAAATGCAGCGCTTTTTGGCCGATCATCCCGACTTCGCGCCCGCGCCACTGCCCGATTTGCTGGTGCCCGTAACTGAGCGGGGCGCAGGCGTACTCACCATGATGCAGGGCGGCATAGACGGGTTTTATATCGCCCGGTTGCAGCGGCGCTAGGCGGGAGCGCCGACAGGAGCCACGTTTCAAGCCTCCGTCTCACGCCTTTTGCCCTGTGTTGACGGGCCTGCCCTCGATGCGGGGCAGAAGTTTGATCGTCAGCACTTAGCAACAAAAAAAGCCGCCCCGCGAGGCGACTTTTTTTTGACCTGAAATCCTTACTTGTTCAGCACTTTCTTGACCAGCTCAATGATCTCCGGCATGGTGTCGGCCACCGGCACATTGGCGTCCTTGAAGGCGGCCAGCTTGCTTTCCGGCGTGCCGACGTTGCCCATGATGATGGCTCCTGCGTGGCCCATCCGCTTGCCGGCTGGGGCGCTGCGGCCCGAAATGAACGCGACGACCGGCTTTTTCATGTTGTGCTTGATGTATTCGGCGGCGGCTTCTTCGTCGGCTCCACCGATTTCACCGATAACGACGATAGCGTCGGTGTCGGGGTCGGCTTCAAAGAGGGGCAACACGTCGGCGAAGGTGGTGCCGATCACCGGGTCGCCGCCGATGCCGACGGTGGTGGAGGTGCCGAGTCCGGCCAGTTGCAGCAGCTTGCCCGCTTCGTAGGTCAGCGTGCCGGAGCGCGAGATCAAGCCGATGCGGCCCTTCTGGGCGTAGATGCTGTTGGGCATGATGCCGATTTTGCACTCGCCGCTGCTGATCAGGCCGGGGCAGTTGCCACCGATAAGGCGCACGCCTTTACCGCCTTCTTCGCGGCTGGCGTGATCGAGCGCCTTGACTTCCTGCACCGCTTTCATCATGTCCACGGTGGGCACGCCCTCGGTGATCAAAATGACCAGTGGCACGCCCGCGTGGGCCGATTCCAGCACTGCGTCGGCGGCTCCGGCGGGCGGCACGAAGATAATGCTGGCGTCGACTTGGTGGTTGCTGACCGCTTCGCCCACGCTGTTGTAAATGGGAAGGCCTTCGTGGGTCTGTC
The sequence above is drawn from the Deinococcus detaillensis genome and encodes:
- the sucD gene encoding succinate--CoA ligase subunit alpha; its protein translation is MSILINKDTHVIVVGMTGREGANHTKAMREFGTKVVAGVTPGKGGQTHEGLPIYNSVGEAVSNHQVDASIIFVPPAGAADAVLESAHAGVPLVILITEGVPTVDMMKAVQEVKALDHASREEGGKGVRLIGGNCPGLISSGECKIGIMPNSIYAQKGRIGLISRSGTLTYEAGKLLQLAGLGTSTTVGIGGDPVIGTTFADVLPLFEADPDTDAIVVIGEIGGADEEAAAEYIKHNMKKPVVAFISGRSAPAGKRMGHAGAIIMGNVGTPESKLAAFKDANVPVADTMPEIIELVKKVLNK